In Micromonas commoda chromosome 16, complete sequence, the genomic window AAATTTCGACGGCGACCCGGTGGTGAAGATTCCCAAGTTTTATCccgaggcgagcggcgcgcggatGCTCACGATGGAGTggatcgacggcgtgcggtgcacggacccggcggggatcagggcggcgggcgttGACGTCGACAACttcatccgcgtcggcgtgatGTCCGGCTTGCGACAGCTCCTCGAGTTTGGCCTCTTTCACGGCGATCCCCACCCGGGGAACATATTCGCGCTCAAAGACGGTCGCATCGCGTACGTGGACTTTGGTAACGTCGCGCAGCTGTCGCAGACGAACAAGGAGGTGCtcatcgacgcggtggtgcACGCGGTGAACGAGGACTACGACGCCATGGCGGGTGATTTCATCCGGCTGGGTTTTTTATCGCCCGGCACCGACGTCAGGCCCATCGTCCCGGCGCTGGAGTCCATCTGGCaggacgcgcggacggcgtcgctgTCGAGCTTCAACTTTcgcaccgtcaccgccgcgttcaacgaGCTGGTGTACCAGTACCCGATTCGCATTCCGGAGAGGTTCTCGCTCGTGATCCGATCCTTATTAACCCAAGAGGGAATCTGCATGACGCTCAAACCGGAGTTTAGGTTTCTCGAGGTGGCGTACCCGTACGTGGCCAAGAGGCTGCTCaccgatcgcgacgcgaggctgagGGAGAGGCTCATACAGGTGCTGTTCAAGCAGGGCAAGTTCCAGTGGACGCGGCTGGAGAACTTGGTGGAGCTGGCGCAAGAGGGCGCCGGGGAGTTGGACCTCACCGACACCGTCTCCGACGGAGCCCAGCTGCTCATCACGGACGAGACGCTCCGAACGCAGCTCATCCTCGCGCTGACCGAGGACGACAGGCTGCACGTGGACGAGGTGGCGAGGCTGCTGAGGGTGCTGCAGGGCGGGGTGAAGGTGGACAGGCTGGCgcagacggcgacgacggatgGACCCGCGTTTTTGAGGAAGATGGCGCTGTCGTGGAGCGAGTCGGTGCTTCGACCGTgaaggcgccgcgcccctcgtcTCGCGCGTGTGTCTCGTTCATTCGTCGGCTGTAGCATTATCGCATCGCCCTTTGCTTTTTATTACAAGGTTATCAAGTACATCAAGTAAGTCAACACTCGAGTTGTTGGTCCGTcgagggaggcgctcgcgaggagtTCAGCGAGGGGCGAAAAGGTTTCGAAGGAACCAGAGCTGGAGCCATATCACCGCAATCACGCACGCGCACATGGTGGAAAGTTGGAACCAGTCGGACATGAGAATCAGCTCGAAGGCACCGGGTCCTCCGTTGCGTTCCCAGCGCCTGAGCGTCTCCACCATGGGCGGGTGCCCGTGCTTGTTTCTCCAGACGACCATGTCTATCTTGATGCGAATACACTTCTTCCAAGACTCCTGCAGCTCCTGCtgttcgcgacgcgccaTCCGCATTAGCTTAATGGGTGACAATTCCGGCGGAAAAACCGGCCCGTTGCGTATAAAGGATCGCCAAACATCCCGCGATCGTTCCTCCAGATGGCTGTCGAGCTTCGCCTTCATCGTCCGAACTCCGGGCTCGCTCCACACCGCTTTCCAGCACGTCTTGTTCACCCTCGATAAGCTGAGAACGTCTTCGACCTCGAGCCGGGGAAGTATCTCGGCTTGGAAGACGTCCGgcagccccgcggcgagggcctcTACGATGtttgcctcgccgcgggagtaGACGCCTCCACGATGTTTGCTCGAGCGCCCACCCATGCGAAGTGTCGAGGGGGAGGAGTGAGTCTTGTGGACTTTTCTTCGGCCGGTCCCGTCAAAATGTCCCGAGATGTGGCGATTCGCGTGTCGGGCACGTGGCGATCAAACGACACGCCAGTCGGTCGATTTGAAAGACGTGCGATTTTTGGCACCGGTCGATTGAAACCGGACCGAGCGCCCGACCCTCCGTCCGCACGACGTGGCGAGAGATCCCGCGTTTTGGATAAAGCATCGGCGAtgcggccgtcgccgggcacaccccgtcgcgccgacgaagacgcgTCGCAGGTTTccgaacgcgggcgccgccgcatccaCATCACTCGCGCGTAGCGTGAAAGCTTCCGAGAGGTGATGCCCATGatgtccatcgccgccgcgtccgcgtccgtggcTACGATGAAGGCCTCCATCGGCGGCAAAAGGCCGACTTCCGTGGCTGcgaagcgccgcgtcgcgacggcgaccggtcgcgtccgcgccgcggttccgcgcgcctcgttcgatcccctcgacgtcgcccgcgggtccggcgccgtcgcggcccgGAAGGTTCTCTTCCCCGAGGTCGTGGGAACCACCCCGCGCGAGTGGATGGCATcagcggcgggcgccgaggccggggcggatgccgaggggggtgccgcgccgtctctcgccgccgctcgatcggacggcgcgtcgcgttcggtcgccaccgcggccggcgtgctcgccctcgcgggtctcgccgtcgcccccgacgcgttcgccgcgtccgtcgccgccatcgccgacgccaccgaggcggtcgagggAACCGGCGGCCTGCTCGACGGCTTCCTCCAGGCGTTCCTGCTCATCTTCTTCAGCGAGATCGGCGACAAGACGTTCTTCATCGCCGTCATCCTCGCCACCCAGCAGGACAAGGCCACGGTGTTCGCGGGAACcttcggcgccctcgcggtcaTGACCGTCATCTCCGTCGGCATCGGCCAGGTGTTccacctcgcggaggagtCGACCACGGCGCTGGCGGGATCCAACTGGGACGAttacctcgccgtcgcgctcctaCTCGTCTTTGGCGTTCAAACCATCctgggcgccgaggaggacaccgcggaggaggaagaggaggacgccaaggTGGCCGTCGCGGGCATGCAGTTCGACGgcaacgccgcgctcgtgctgtCCACGTTCGCGCtggtcttcgccgcggagtgGGGCGATAAGAGCTTCATCGCGACGATtgcgctctccgcggcggcgtcccccttgggcgtcgtggcgggcgcggtggcgggacacggcgtcgccaccggccTCGCGGTGTTCGTCGGAGATATCCTCGGGGATAAGATCCCCGAGCGGGTGATCAAGTACGCGGGAGGCGGGCTCTTCATCGTGTTTGCCAtcctcaccgcgctcgagatTGGCAAGTGATTGATTTGGCAAGTTATTGTTTGGCGAGCGAGAGGCGGTTTCCTCGTctgtcgccgcgagcgcggtgtaCGTCGTAGCGCGAGCGTGTCTCGTaggacggggcgggcgaAAGAGCCCGCCGGTTGTTTCCCGTGATGAAATATATCCATCGTACGCGCGTGTTTCGTTCGTAAAGCTAAACCGGCACCTTCGCGCCAAAGGTACCGTCGTATGATTAAACTTTACGCCGGGCTGTCGAACATGGCGAggccccgcgcgacgggcgacgacgggtcccCCCTCGCGTTccccgacccccgcgcgccccggagGAAGTTCCTCGCCACCTCCGAcccggccgcctccgccccgcgcgtcgctggcgacggcgggggcttCATCGCGGACCGAGCGAGTCCGCGTGGGtgaccgggcggtgactcaccgagcggtgactcaccgggctggacgacgtcgcgagacTCCCCGGGTGGCGAGTtgagccgcgcgacgatggacctcgcggcgtcgagggaggcgcgcgccttcctcgccgattcagccgcgggggtggacggtTCGTAACGGTTCGTAACGGTTCGTCCCTCATCCGTCTCCTCCCCCGCCtttgcgtcgtcgtcgatggtttccgccggcggcgcgatggatAGCGTCGGGCGGTGACGTGGCGGTGACGTGGCGGCTCCCACCGGCGAGACTTCccaccccgcccccggcgagtCCCCCCTCGGccccaccccgccgcgacgcaccggcgccggcgacgtcgcgagacccgccgcggcggtcgacaCCGCCGACCTCATCCGTTCAACCTCGGCAGATTTCTCTCGCAGCGACGCGCTCAACGAGcggaggcgagcggcgccgtccgACGCTaccggcgacgttcgcgagAGACGGTCAAAGACGGACGAGGATGCGGGCGagatcgaacccgcgacggagagtcggtacgccgccgaagccgaagCGGAAACGTCCCCGAACGGAGAGTCGATTTGGCTTTGGCTTTGACTTTGGCTTTGGTTTTGGCTTTGGCTTTGGTCGACGTTCGCCGCCctcagccgcgccgccgcctcaacCATACCCGGGAGGGCCACGCCGAGAGACCTGTCGAACCCCCGGGTGGAGAACGGcgaggcgtcgtccgccgggAGACGGGGACGAGCGGGCGAAACGCCTTTCGTAACGCCCTTCCCCGACGACCCCGGGGTCCCCCGCGAAACGACGCcccccctcccgccgccgcccgcgcccgctcgcTCGGCCATCGCCACCATCGCcttcgccatcgcgccggacgacgccgcgatctgCCGCGTCAGGTCGTTACgttccgccgcgagcgcctccagcttggcctccgcgtccttcAGGCGCTTCTTagccgcgacgtccctcgACCTCGCCTCCGCTTCGGTTCTCTTAACCTTTTCCTCCGCGGATGCCACCAGACGCGCTctttcggcgacggcgtccgcgatctcagccttggcgcgcgcctccgcctttttggcgcgctcctccgcggaggcgatggacTTGCCCTCGAtggatcgcgcgcgttcctcggctCTTCGCAgcgtctccctcgcgagTTCCCTGTCCTTCTTCGCCAGCTTCGTCGCCTTGGCGGCTGCTCGCTTCTCCTTCCTGACCAACGACGCGAGTTCCTTGGCGTCGGTTCGTatctccgccatcgcctccgccaccgcgacgcgcgcgagttttccggcgtccgcggtggactcgcacgcctcctgcgcggcgttgcgcgcggcgtatccgacggtggacgcgtcgtccacggcggtTTTCATCGCCGCGTGAAAATCAATCTGATCGCGAACCGCGgtgcgaacgacgccgacgcatcgcgccgccgccgcctccgcgcgctgcaccgcgtccgcgtacgCCTGCATTACCGCGCGTGCTTCGAGTAGGCCGGTTCCCATCGCCTCGGCCGTTTCTCGCGCCGTTTCTGCGGTCacttcggcgtcggcggagacggctGAAGCGTGATCCGCGCATCTCGAGGCGAACTCCGCGCGTTCCCTGCactcctcagccttggcgtccatGACATCCACGCGGCCTTCGATCGTCGTCTTAAACCCACCGAgttgctcggcgacggcgtctaCGGTGTCCGCGACGGCCCTCTCGATGTCCTGGATCcgttcccgcgcgtcccgctcgagctcggcctgcgacgccgcgactcTGTCCGCGAGCGTGGAAGCCTCAATGACTCTCGCCGAagcatcctccgcggctcgcgtcgatcgctccgccgcctcccgcgccgcggaagcctccgacgcgacgcgttcgcccaCGCGCGCTTCGTCCAGCACGCTCGCCAACTCTCGCCGTCCCTCCGCAACGGCGTCGATGAAAGAACGGCACAGATCTTCGCACTTACGAATCTTCACGctcacgagctcggcggcttccgaATCGTCTCTGCGTTTGCGCTCCAGCGCCtgggcgatcgcggcgtcgcactcgCGCTTGATCGCGTCGCTACGCGCGCGACagtgctcgagctcgagtcgCCACGACCGGTCGAgctgcgtcaccgccgcgttgagcGAGGAAACCAACGAGCTCTGCTCGTCGGCTCTTTCTCGTTTCAAACCCTTCGCCGTCTCAACCAgagcgcgctccgcgacggcgaccgcgcgctcgaccgcggcgtccttcgcggcggcgatggcgccggtgacTTCGGCTCGCAACGCGTCGACCTGCGCGGGAACtgtcgtaacggtcgtaacggtcgctTCGAGTCGTGACTCGAAGCTTGCGAGTCGGCGTTCGATTTCTTCGTCGCTCCGGTTTCGTCTCTCCGCGAGTTGTTCTCGGGTTCGGGCCTCGCCGGTCGCCAACCGTCTGACCTCGCGCCCCAGGGACTCGGCGCCAGCCTCtaggcgctcgacgacggcgcgcgtctcgcgggcGTATCGATCCAGCGACTCCGCCTCGCGTTGCATCGCGTTCACCCGCGGGGAATCATCTGCGTCCCTCGGCGATTTCGCAGCGTCCTTGGCTGCGATCTTCGCAACCTTGGACGCGGTCTTGTCGTGCATCGCGAGGagttcctcgcgcgtcgcgtcgagcttgCGTTCCaggtcaccggcgcgcccctccgcgcgttcggcgcgagccttccaagcctcgttcgccgcctccagggcggcgacgcgcgagtcgGTGTCCCGGACCTGGTTGgcaacctcgccgaggatctGCGACAGCGACTTGAGCACCGAGTCCCGCTCCCTGTCCAGCAGCCgagtggacgacgacgacgcgttcgttcccgcggcggcgtcgcggtcgacgggcgatccccccgcgacgagcttgcgctccagctcggcgagctcaaaGATGGACAGCTCCGGGGACGCGGGAGGAGAAGCGttcgcgttcgacgacgatggctTGTTGATTCGCGAGAGcctggagcgcggcgagagcgcgccgggggaagccggcgcgcgcgggtcccccgccgcgccggcgccggcgcgcggggacatCGGCGGAGACGGTGTCACGGGGGGAAACGTGAAACCCGCCTCCCCATCCATGGCGGGTTCAATCGAGTGTGGGCCGCGCCggttcgtcgcgtccgaggccAACGCAAACGGTCACACCGAGTCCGTGTCATCACCTGACGCGGTGCCGACTGCCGGCTGGCTGGTCCAACACCCGCTCGACGGGAGTCGCGGGTTCATCAATCAGGCGCGGCAttgcgtccgcgcgcgagttGGAAATGACGGCGTTCCCGGTGCGGGCGGCGAtatcggcgcgcgcggcgtgtcCCGCGCTCCCGaagcgacgcgtcgggagcgggcgccgagactccgcggcggcgaccgaggctcgagcggcggcggcagacGACGAATCAGACAACATCACgatcgtcgaacgcggccaCGTCGACTTGGGgacgtccgccgccttcttggcgacggcgacgacgcggcgacgtctggcggtcgccgtcgcggccgcgctggcgctcgaacccgcgaTCCCGCGATCCTCCGCGGGGGCTCTCACCGACCTGGTCAAGAActccggcgtgggcgggCCCAACCTCGGCCTCGTGGAGTTCGACTCGCCCGACCTCGACTACAGCTTTTTTTATCCCAAAGGATGGAAGGTGCTGCGAAACAGGCTGAGGCGCGGCGTGATCGTGTCGGacttcgacgcgcccgtgggTAACCCGAAGGTGTACGTCGAGGTCGtgtccgcgccccccgcgggcgagctcgCAGGTGACGCACCGGTCGGTGGTGAcgcaccgggcggtgacgcaccgggcggtgacgagaGTCGAAAGTTGGcgatccgccgtcgcgccgtcgacgcgctggtgGCGCCGGTGGAGAACGAcaacagcggcgacggcaagcTCGAGGCTCCCCCGATGCGACTGGTGAAGGACCTCGACTTTAACGGCGACCCGGGGTCGAACGGCGTGAGTTCACGGGGCTTCGAAACGTACGATTACTTTACGTTTACatcggagacgacgacgaggtccgGGTACGACGTGACGCGGCGGCACTACGCCGTCGCCAAAACGAAAGGGGGTTTGGTGTACGTCTtatccgcgagcgccacgacggacgggttcgacgagacgagggcgaggctgTTCGAGCGGATAGtggcgtcgttcgtcgtcaACTGACGATGACGTTAAGATTAGTGGCGATGTGTCCGATAGCTATAACTAGTCTAagttcgtaccttcgtacctttTGAGTCACGAAAGGCAACGCGGGTGGTACGCTCAGCCTCATCTGCAGTCGGCGTAGACGACGCGGGTGGATCGGCGACGGGAGTGACAGTCGCagtcgcgcggtcgcgctcctccgcagCCGCGCACTCCCTCACATCCCTCTCGATCGCATCGAGATCCGGCGGGGTAATGCCTTGCTGCTGAAACCAGGCCATCCTCCACGCATTCTCCTGCCGGCGCTGGATCCGCAACTCCAACTGGATCTGCGCGTTCAGGGTTCTCGAGCGGTCCACCAGCTGCCGGAGAGCGTCGTTGAaatccgtcgcggcgacctgCTGCCGCGACTGGGAGTTCATCGGGACCGGTACGTTCTGAACGAAAGGGACGGTTTTCAAAGTGTTTTGTCGATCGGCGTGGCGCCAAAAAGAGCACagttcgtcgcgcccgacgcacgcgggtGTGTGTGCGCGTGACATCATGGCGGCGCTCATCAGGGCCGCGGGCAACGGgctggcgcgacgcgctcgcgacaccgcctcctccttcgcggttGCCTCTCAGCAGGtacgccacccgcgcgcgatcgagacCCGCCCAGCGACCGGGGCGGCAGCTTGAAATCGTCCATCTTGAACTTTCGCCTtcgacccgcccgccgcgcgaccgacgcgtaCCACCCAGCTGACCCTCTCGCCCGCTTCATCCTTCGACGATAACAGCGCGGACTCGCCAAGAAAtcggccgccggcggcgacgacgcgatgaccATCGAGATCCCGATACCTTTCAAGGCGCACAACATCGAAGCCCCGTCGCAAATGGTGGAAACCTCAAAGACCGAGATCGTCGATATGTTCACCCAGGCGTACCTCATGAGGCGCCTCGAGATCGCGTCGGACGTCCTCTACAAGGGCAAGTTCATCCGCGGGTTCTGCCACCTGTACGACGGCCAGGAGGCGGTGTGCGTCGGCATGGAAGCCGCCCTCACGAAGGAGGATGCGATCGTCACCTCCTACCGCGATCACTGCACGCACCTCGGCCGCGGGGGGACGCCTCTGGAGGTCATGGCGGAGCTGATGGGGagggtcgacggcgcgagcaaGGGCATGGGCGGGAGCATGCACATGTACAAACGCGACGCGAACTTCTTCGGGGGCAACGGCATCGTCGGtgcgtcgctcggcgccctcgcgggagCTCCCCGAACCCCGGATCCTGAGATATTTTTCTCTTCGCCTCGTGGCAAACCCCAAGCGTCGCCTCCCCACGCGCCAAAAATGACATTCCGATCCCCGctcacctcgtcgccgctccaCTCCCAATTTTCCACTCGCAGGCGCGCAGACCcccatcggcgccggtcTGGCCTTCTCCTACAAGTACAACAAGCAGCccaacgtcgccgtggcgatgtacggcgacggcgccgccaacCAAGGCCAGCTCTTCGAGGCTCTCaacatcgccgcgctgtgGGACCTGCCGCTGATTTACGTGTGCGAGAACAACCACTACGGCATGGGCACGACCACCGCGCGGTCCGCCAAATCCCCCGAGTACTACAAGCGCGGCGACTACGTCCCGGgccttcgcgtcgacggcatGGACGCGCTGGCGGTCAAGCAGGCTATCAAATTCGCCAAGGCGCACTgcgtgagcggcgcgggtcccatCGTTCTCGAGATGGACACGTACCGGTATCACGGCCATTCGATGTCCGACCCCGGGTCGACGTACCGCACCAGGGACGAGATCACCGGCATCCGCCAGGAACGCGACCCGGTCGAGAGGCTGCGCAAGCTCATCCAGCATCACGAGCTtctcgcgcccgaggagatCAAAGCTATCGAAAAGACGCAACGGAaaatcgtcgacgacgccgtcgccgcggggaaggCTTCGCCGGAACCCGATTCGAACGCGCTGTTCAGGAACATGAACCAGGTGGCGGAGGGTATCGTGATCCGCGGCGTGGACTCGGGCGCCAGGACCACCCTCGCCACCGTGCAGCCGTGAAGGAAGTGTAACCATCTCTTTTTAGTCGATTTTTGTAAAAGTTACGAGGTTTAAgtaacgccgccgccgcgacgagttGGTCGTCACCCCAGCGTGAACGCGGCCACCTTGAGCGGGCGCCtaccgtcgtcgagcgcgggaaagtcatcgtcgtccgagccgtCCGGCGCGATCGTCTCGACGCTCAAAACCTCGCGCCCAGCCTTTGCCGCGCAACGCGACACGACCTCGAGCCAATCGTCCAACTCCACTTTGGCCGAGTGATTCGTCGCGAccaggacgccgccgggtttgACGCACAGCGCACTCGGCTTGGCTAGAGACTGGTAGTCGTTCTCGATGTCGACCGCCCCGAACTTGGTCTTGGTCAGCGTGGGCGGGTCCAGAACCACCATGTCGAACGTCGCCGGTTCGATACTCGGagggagcgccgcgtcgtcaacTTTTTCGgacccgcgccctcgtcctcgtccgccgcccctTCCGCCCCTTCCGCCCCTTCCGCCCCTTCCGCCCCTTCCGCCCCTTCCGCCGCTCCGCACGcgcctccccggcgcggagaGCCCCGCCATCCCCCGCATCGCCGGGTAAAAGTCTAAACACAGGGACTCGCACGGCTCGAGGCCGTTGAGTTGCGCGTTTTGGTCCCCCGTCGAGAGGTACGTTTGGCTGTGGTCCGTGTTGAGCACGACGTCGGCTCCGGCTCttttggcgacgacgccggcgccgcacgTGTACGCGAACGCGTTCAGCACCGACACCTCGCGTCGTTTCGTATCCATACGGACCATCGCCACGCcaccgtccacgtcgcctcCCACGTCaccgtccacgtccgcgtggCTCTCAGTCATCGACCGTATCCGTCGATGgatccatcgccgcgtcgcgcgaaaGTCGAGAAAGAGGCTCGGGTCGCCgaaccgacgcggcggaacgAACCGGTACTTGACCCCGAGCTCTTCGAAGACGAACCccaacgcgtcgtcgtccaggcttttgcccgcgcgcgagggtctcAGCCCGTCGtacgtctccgcggcgaggtcgtaGACTCCGACCCAAGCGGGCGATTGcatcgcctcggcgggaATCGAGGATCgagggtcgtcgtcgttccaTCGCAGCGCGTTGGTGCTCCGCGGGTGGAACCACACGCGGTCGAtggcgccgatgccgtcgatggcgttggcgcgaaccgcgtcgcagagctcgagcagctcgcctCGCTCCTGATGTGTTGGGTCGGGTGATTGAAGCGCGAGTGAGTGATGTTTGGGGTCGAGTGTTAGGGTAtcggcggtgccgacgacggaaCGAGTGTTCCGTAAGGGTagaggagacgcgcgcgcaccacGGGGCTGCGCCACGATTGGACGAAGAGCGTTGAGCCGTACTTATCCACGGTGACGCCCGGTATgctctcggcgacgccgtgcatGACGCGATACGCCTGCGAGGTGGGTGCGGGGAGATGTCGGCGGTCAGGCGAATGGTTCTtcacgcgcgtcggcggggcggcgagatGTCGGCGGtggggctcgagcgcgtacCTCGGTGCGCTCGTCTCGGCATCTTCGATGaagccccgccgcctcgcggcgcctcgacgcgtccacgacggcatccgcgagacgcgacgcggaggcggtcgcggatATCGGGGCGAAGGCGCGCATGGACGGTGTGCGGCCGCGCATCCCGTCGGTAGTCTACCTGGTCCGTtgtgacgatgacgatgactTTGCCAGACGAATTTCACATCAacgggacgcgcccgcctccgcgcgccatGATCGACGATAAAAAggccgcgttggcgcggCTCAAGGCGTCGCGGCAGTCGCGCAGAGCcgaaggcggcgcgcccgaATGGAACGCCACCCCCGAACCCCCCGCCACCGCACGGTGCGTGTCCCCTTCCGTCCGAGCCGCTAACCGCTGGGGTGCCCACCCTGTGCCCACGATTTTGAATGCGCCCCCTCACCCTCCTCTCCTCCtctcctctcctcctcgcgcaggcCGAAgcactcggcggcgacgtcgcacaGGGCTAACGACGCGTACATGGCCCTGATGGAGGACGGCGTGCGAGCCATGGGCATctccgaccgcggcgacgacgaccagtCACCGTCGGACACGCCAAAAACGCAGAGATCCGACCTGGGCACACTCCTGAGAGACGGCCCGGCCAACTCCCCGGGCGAACTCGTGGACCCGGCGATACCCCGCGGGTGGTACGACGGccccatcgacgccgccggcgtgcgcgtcgcgctcaccgaccAGCCCATATGCGTCGGGTCCGTGAACCCGCGGGGCACGCACCTCGTCGTGGGGTCCACCGATCACGCCCTCTACGAGGTGCAACTCGCAACCGGAAAAAAAACACGAACCTTTCACAGCAACGCGTACGGTCACAGGGAGTGGGTGACCTGCGTCAAACACCTCCCCGACGGCCGGTTCGTGTCGGGCGGGATGGACGGCAAACTGTGCCTGTGGAGCGAGATCGGCGCGAGATGCGTGGAGTTGGGACAGGGCCACTCGGGATCCGTCGCCAATGTCGAAGTCTCTCACGACGGATCCGTTTGCGTCAGCGCGGGATACGACAAGACTGTTCGGTGCTGGTccacgaggacgaggcgcgagACGGCGTCGCTGGAAGGTCACAGGGCGCCGGTGCTGGAGCTGGCGTGGTCGTCcgacggcggcctcgcgtcgggcgatcgcgacggccGAATGTTCCTCTGGGACGCGTCCATCTCGGGGAAAAAAGACGCCGTGGGCAAGCGTAAGGCGTGCGAGGGGCACGTCACCGCCCtggcgtggacgcgccgcgtcgggtaCGAGGCGGTgatgcgcggcggggacgtttTGGTATCTGGGGGGCAGGACGGCGTGGTGAAGGTTTGGGATTTCAGAATCGCGGGAAcaggcgcgtgcgtcgcggcgatcgaaGCGCACGTGcaaaaaaaccaaaaaaaccaaaaaaacggcaccggcgccgtcggcgacgtggtgCAGACTCGGGGCG contains:
- a CDS encoding predicted protein; this translates as MRGRTPSMRAFAPISATASASRLADAVVDASRRREAAGLHRRCRDERTEAYRVMHGVAESIPGVTVDKYGSTLFVQSWRSPVERGELLELCDAVRANAIDGIGAIDRVWFHPRSTNALRWNDDDPRSSIPAEAMQSPAWVGVYDLAAETYDGLRPSRAGKSLDDDALGFVFEELGVKYRFVPPRRFGDPSLFLDFRATRRWIHRRIRSMTESHADVDGDVGGDVDGGVAMVRMDTKRREVSVLNAFAYTCGAGVVAKRAGADVVLNTDHSQTYLSTGDQNAQLNGLEPCESLCLDFYPAMRGMAGLSAPGRRVRSGGRGGRGGRGGRGGRGGRGGGRGRGRGSEKVDDAALPPSIEPATFDMVVLDPPTLTKTKFGAVDIENDYQSLAKPSALCVKPGGVLVATNHSAKVELDDWLEVVSRCAAKAGREVLSVETIAPDGSDDDDFPALDDGRRPLKVAAFTLG
- a CDS encoding predicted protein, which encodes MTMTLPDEFHINGTRPPPRAMIDDKKAALARLKASRQSRRAEGGAPEWNATPEPPATARPKHSAATSHRANDAYMALMEDGVRAMGISDRGDDDQSPSDTPKTQRSDLGTLLRDGPANSPGELVDPAIPRGWYDGPIDAAGVRVALTDQPICVGSVNPRGTHLVVGSTDHALYEVQLATGKKTRTFHSNAYGHREWVTCVKHLPDGRFVSGGMDGKLCLWSEIGARCVELGQGHSGSVANVEVSHDGSVCVSAGYDKTVRCWSTRTRRETASLEGHRAPVLELAWSSDGGLASGDRDGRMFLWDASISGKKDAVGKRKACEGHVTALAWTRRVGYEAVMRGGDVLVSGGQDGVVKVWDFRIAGTGACVAAIEAHVQKNQKNQKNGTGAVGDVVQTRGGRIVTGGADGSLAVLDPRMGYAMVGGKMRVGDFVYSLSAVGPMVVCGDGGGAAHVADVDGRDEPKVLYALGANKAAVRVLGTSGDGTRLACAGDDGSVMCYAFD